In Lotus japonicus ecotype B-129 chromosome 5, LjGifu_v1.2, one genomic interval encodes:
- the LOC130720598 gene encoding uncharacterized protein LOC130720598 encodes MLKRMKNFSFHVLTGSWFLVFASILIMAFSGTTYLFGLYSSQVKHSLGYDQTTLNLISFFKDIGTNVGIVSGLISQFTSPWVVLAIGATMNLVGYFMVWLSVTGHVVKPQVWQMCLYFYIGANSQAFAGTAVLVNCVKSFPQNRGSVLGLAKGYMGLSGAIFTQLYHAFYGDNLDALILFIAWLPAAICYVLLPAFRAIDKTPPQQENENKVFYKFLYLSLGLAGFLMVLIIVQNKINFLRVEYIVCAMVVLFLLLLPLALVFTEEFRIWTQKIQKKQNQNLFNDDSQLKVAVDLNLNLQKEAPTAPSTTTTPQKKICGLNFTSKMLKPPHRGEDYTILQALLSIDMWVLLISTTIGIGGTLTALDNLGQIGNSLGYPKKSLTTFVSLVSIWNYLGRAMCGYASEYLLSKYRFPRPLMLTLVMLLSCVGHLLVAFGVPNSLYIASLINGFCFGALWPLMYAIISEIFGLKYYSILLHFGTMASPLGSYLLNVRVAGYLYDKEALKQLHMKGLTRQAGKELNCSGVECYKMAFFIITASTLVGCFSSIVLVLRTRKYYKSVTYEKFRAVEAEKAETSAVATPAATTTSHS; translated from the coding sequence ATGTTGAAAAGGATGAAGAATTTCAGTTTCCACGTTCTCACCGGAAGCTGGTTCTTGGTCTTTGCCTCTATTCTAATCATGGCCTTTTCAGGAACAACCTACTTGTTTGGTCTCTACTCAAGCCAAGTGAAACACTCTTTGGGTTATGACCAAACCACTCTGAACCTCATCAGCTTCTTCAAAGATATAGGCACCAACGTTGGAATCGTCTCGGGGCTAATCAGTCAATTCACCTCTCCATGGGTGGTCCTCGCGATTGGAGCCACCATGAACCTCGTCGGATACTTCATGGTATGGCTCTCCGTCACGGGACACGTCGTGAAGCCACAAGTGTGGCAAATGTGTCTCTACTTTTACATTGGGGCTAACTCACAGGCCTTTGCCGGTACCGCGGTGCTGGTGAACTGTGTTAAAAGCTTCCCGCAAAACCGAGGCAGTGTCCTCGGTCTTGCCAAGGGTTACATGGGTCTTAGTGGCGCCATTTTCACGCAGCTCTACCATGCTTTCTATGGTGACAACCTCGATGCTCTCATTCTCTTCATTGCTTGGCTTCCGGCCGCCATTTGCTACGTCTTGCTTCCAGCATTCCGGGCTATAGATAAGACCCCACCACAACAGGAGAACGAAAACAAAGTTTTTTACAAGTTTCTGTACCTTTCACTAGGCCTTGCAGGGTTTCTGATGGTACTCATCATTGTGCAGAACAAGATCAACTTTCTAAGGGTTGAGTACATTGTGTGTGCCATGGTGGTTCTTTTCTTACTTCTTCTCCCACTTGCTTTGGTGTTTACAGAGGAGTTCAGGATCTGGACCCAAAAGattcaaaagaaacaaaatcaaaacttgttcaATGATGATTCACAATTGAAAGTAGCTGTGGATTTGAATCTGAATTTGCAGAAGGAAGCACCAACTGCCCCAAGTACAACAACAACACCACAAAAGAAAATTTGTGGTCTGAATTTTACAAGCAAAATGCTGAAACCCCCACATAGGGGTGAAGATTACACCATCTTACAAGCTTTGTTGAGCATTGATATGTGGGTTCTGTTGATTTCAACAACTATTGGAATTGGTGGGACATTGACTGCACTTGACAATTTGGGACAAATTGGGAACTCTTTGGGGTACCCCAAGAAGAGTCTTACAACATTTGTGTCCCTTGTGAGTATATGGAACTATCTTGGAAGAGCAATGTGTGGCTATGCCTCTGAATACTTGTTATCTAAATACAGATTCCCTCGTCCATTGATGTTAACTCTGGTAATGCTTCTCTCTTGTGTTGGCCATCTCTTGGTAGCGTTCGGTGTGCCGAACTCTCTCTACATTGCTTCTCTGATTAATGGGTTTTGCTTTGGGGCTTTATGGCCTTTAATGTATGCCATCATATCTGAGATTTTTGGCCTCAAATACTACTCAATTTTGCTTCATTTTGGAACCATGGCAAGCCCTCTTGGGTCTTACTTGCTCAATGTGAGAGTGGCTGGTTATCTTTATGATAAGGAGGCTTTGAAGCAATTGCATATGAAGGGGCTCACAAGGCAAGCAGGGAAGGAGTTAAATTGTTCAGGAGTGGAGTGTTATAAGATGGCTTTTTTCATAATCACAGCATCCACTTTGGTAGGTTGTTTTTCTTCTATCGTTTTGGTGTTAAGGACCAGGAAGTATTACAAAAGTGTCACATATGAAAAGTTTAGAGCAGTGGAAGCAGAGAAAGCAGAGACCAGTGCAGTTGCTACTCCAGCTGCCACCACCACAAGTCACTCgtaa
- the LOC130719128 gene encoding uncharacterized protein LOC130719128, protein MVPGEERNGGWSDIQQELLEEILRKLTLVDYLKCRRVCRSWRHIVDEAVATKGTICPPAPQFPFLMLLPPDHQINNPTTLLDITQEDTSYTIPPPRTWKGYVDGVFPVEGGWMVFQKVYNHTNQNYDKVLFSNTVSGQEFVLPHFPRVSQKDFTEVYVEFVFSSAPNSSDFFVVACTTIFPYAWQNLAFCKVSDKSWTLFPNEYLPTFFIRFVILDWKLYAVASGGASVTVFNLRDSNNITSETLVMLNPNAIPMETRVEVRDGVYYCINEVDVGMARDGDELLLVFQVTEHVLGNTKCKLTKRFRIFKLDVCGPRWIEVDDLGDRVLLIDDFRIQVMSAKKIKLPGKLSGGNYVFFSIKNWNTDKPDLGVFSLKDKSFKPITIHPSLQDSLHGLWFMPSPW, encoded by the coding sequence ATGGTGCCAGGAGAAGAGAGAAACGGTGGTTGGTCAGATATCCAACAGGAACTGTTGGAAGAGATTCTGCGAAAGTTAACCTTGGTGGATTACCTCAAGTGTCGACGAGTATGTCGGTCTTGGCGACACATAGTTGATGAAGCTGTCGCAACCAAGGGAACAATATGCCCCCCCGCTCCTCAATTCCCATTCCTCATGTTGCTTCCTCCTGATCATCAGATTAACAATCCTACTACTCTTTTGGACATCACACAAGAAGACACCTCTTACACCATCCCACCACCCCGAacttggaaaggttatgttgaTGGGGTATTTCCGGTGGAAGGAGGATGGATGGTGTTCCAAAAAGTCTAtaatcacacaaatcagaattaTGATAAGGTTCTGTTTTCCAATACAGTTTCTGGTCAAGAGTTTGTGCTTCCACATTTTCCACGGGTTTCACAGAAGGATTTTACTGAAGTTTATGTTGAATTCGTGTTCTCTTCTGCACCAAATTCCTCGGACTTTTTTGTAGTGGCGTGTACTACCATCTTTCCTTACGCGTGGCAGAACTTAGCTTTTTGCAAGGTCTCTGACAAGTCATGGACTCTTTTTCCAAATGAATATCTACCGACTTTTTTTATTCGGTTCGTAATTCTTGATTGGAAATTATATGCTGTGGCATCAGGGGGTGCATCTGTGACTGTTTTTAATCTCAGAGATTCCAATAACATTACATCTGAAACGTTGGTTATGCTCAATCCAAATGCAATTCCAATGGAAACACGCGTTGAGGTCAGAGATGGGGTTTACTACTGTATTAATGAGGTTGATGTCGGTATGGCAAGAGATGGGGATGAGTTATTGTTAGTTTTTCAAGTTACTGAACATGTTTTGGGTAATACTAAATGCAAATTGACAAAACGATTTCGCATTTTTAAACTTGACGTATGTGGCCCTAGATGGATAGAGGTTGATGATTTGGGTGATCGCGTCTTGTTAATTGATGATTTTCGAATTCAAGTTATGTCTGCTAAGAAAATTAAGCTTCCTGGAAAGTTGAGCGGAGGCAATTATGTTTTCTTCTCTATTAAAAACTGGAACACGGACAAACCTGATCTTGGGGTCTTCTCTTTGAAGGATAAGAGCTTTAAACCTATAACTATCCATCCCTCTTTACAGGACTCGTTACACGGTTTGTGGTTCATGCCTAGTCCTTGGTAG